In Centropristis striata isolate RG_2023a ecotype Rhode Island chromosome 1, C.striata_1.0, whole genome shotgun sequence, one DNA window encodes the following:
- the txndc11 gene encoding thioredoxin domain-containing protein 11 translates to MLRRVRQSLRQVVFVMARRPALLCGAVLLGVLLLLAVTFTCSRAKNVVAAPRPSARFFSADAPVVDLYLGQLDQVERLRSVAEVSLIFFYAPWCAHSMAARQEVQQVAKKLAKQVQFVAINCWWSQGKCRKQNRFFQYPIIHLFYRRFGPIEYKGPFVASYVENFILRVITPLTYLPSRATLKEFLSYHEPRVVGFFQFNSSPQPPGYITYLSAALQTLKRDFRGVIRFGVVTNKHVAEAISLTEDETVYLYRRFNSSLIFPRRERNFTAEAICRWVFEHQETVLQWLQPPGTKSRLLEHELSKGPALLLFLPHNPLGSKPSPILQQVADIAVRYHSCNNNNPSSLDESFTSHSRCCQSVLLSESSSSVCEVCLSLSRWSPNGSSVRCPFPSSAREGDALQSYLQHCCLHQLPAVSIKTATSAGCSNFLDSYSPFSQYSACCRKVEPQLNESQAKEESDTQRAPLAPPPPSIPPSAAPQQAGDGITGLRCQTNRTLRFYVLDVALNWPLAVRLGATGNRSAFYQREADAQGDGSFAAIVNLKDEVHYVLHRSPAATLTESLEAFIRNFSAPYSLLRRHLVGEEDKRGREEDTRHPGQHQHSPQRLLITELTTSTFLPSVMDVQKDVLLFYYTQWCGFCSVLNHIIIQLARLLQGNSSITVARVNVARNDLPWEFMVDHVPSILLFPKYRKHYTVKFPDDLPITLPNLLRFILQHSGSVQYADKPVPDSSKAETAGPDGVLHAEFLALQQEVQALRHARERLSQQLAQLWRENRRLTFDALSLEAQNAELQRERQSLEEQHREKSRQLGEAVRRLQELADTSENLLNENTLLRVLLRALKDRTEAKEQAEAERKETEQKRSHMAS, encoded by the exons ATGCTGCGCCGGGTGCGGCAGTCTCTCCGGCAGGTGGTGTTTGTGATGGCCCGGAGACCGGCTCTGCTCTGCGGGGCTGTGCTGCTCGGGGTCCTGCTCCTACTGGCCGTCACATTCACATGCAG cCGTGCTAAGAATGTGGTGGCAGCCCCTCGGCCCTCGGCGCGGTTCTTCTCTGCCGATGCCCCGGTAGTGGACCTCTACTTGGGTCAGCTGGACCAG GTGGAGCGCCTGAGGAGTGTGGCGGAGGTATCTCTCATCTTCTTCTATGCACCGTGGTGTGCTCACTCAATGGCTGCCCGGCAGGAAGTGCAGCAGGTGGCTAAGAAGCTGGCCAAACAG gtgCAATTTGTGGCGATTAACTGCTGGTGGAGTCAGGGGAAATGCAGGAAACAAAACCGCTTCTTTCAGTACCCGATCATCCATCTGTTTTATAGAAG GTTTGGGCCTATAGAGTACAAGGGTCCATTTGTGGCTTCATATGTGGAAAATTTTATCCTCAGAGTCATCACGCCACTCACTTACCTCCCATCAAGAGCCACACTCAAAGAGTTCCTCTCCTATCACGAG CCTCGAGTGGTGGGTTTCTTCCAGTTTAACTCCTCTCCTCAGCCGCCGGGGTACATCACATATCTGTCTGCTGCCTTGCAGACCCTAAAAAGGG ATTTTCGTGGTGTTATACGTTTCGGAGTTGTGACCAACAAACACGTGGCAGAGGCTATCTCACTAACAGAAGATGAAACAGTTTATCTTTACAGAAGATTTAACTCCTCTTTG ATTTTCCCTCGAAGGGAACGTAACTTCACAGCGGAGGCCATCTGTAGATGGGTGTTTGAACACCAAGAGACCGTCCTCCAGTGGCTGCAGCCTCCAGGAACAAAGTCCCGTCTCCTGGAACACGAGCTGAGCAAAGGACCGGCACTGCTGCTGTTCCTGCCGCACAATCCACTCGGGTCCAAACCCAGCCCCATACTGCAGCAG GTTGCAGACATTGCTGTGCGTTATCATTCCTGTAACAACAATAACCCCTCCAGCTTGGATGAAAGTTTCACCTCCCACTCACGGTGCTGCCAGTCAGTTCTTCTTTCGGAGTCCAGTTCAAGCGTGTGTGAAGTGTGCCTCAGTTTGTCACGATGGAGCCCGAACGGCTCCTCCGTACGCTGCCCGTTCCCCTCCTCTGCTCGAGAAGGAGACGCGTTGCAGTCTTATCTCCAACACTGCTGCCTACACCAACTACCTGCTGTGTCCATCAAAACTGCAACCTCAGCGGGCTGTAGCAACTTTCTGGACAGCTACAGCCCCTTCAGTCAATACAGTGCCTGCTGCAGAAAAGTAGAACCTCAACTCAATGAAtcacaagccaaagaggagtcGGACACGCAAAGAGCTCCCcttgcacctcctcctccctccatccctccatccgcCGCTCCTCAGCAGGCAGGAGACGGCATCACGGGGCTCCGGTGTCAGACTAACAGGACGCTCAGGTTTTACGTGCTGGATGTTGCTCTGAACTGGCCTCTGGCGGTGAGGCTCGGAGCAACAGGCAACAGAAGTGCTTTTTATCAGCGGGAGGCTGATGCACAAGGCGATGGCTCGTTTGCAGCTATTGTGAACCTAAAGGATGAGGTGCACTATGTTCTCCATCGCAGCCCAGCAGCCACGCTGACGGAGTCTCTGG AGGCCTTCATCAGGAACTTCAGTGCTCCATACAGCCTCTTGCGGAGACACTTGGTGGGAGAAGAAGACAAGAGGGGACGGGAGGAGGACACAAGACATCCAGGCCAACACCAGCACTCGCCTCAACGCCTCCTCATCACAGAACTGACCACTTCCACCTTCCTGCCTTCTGTCATGGACGTCCAAAAG GATGTGCTGCTGTTCTACTACACTCAGTGGTGTGGATTTTGCTCTGTTCTCAACCACATCATCATCCAGCTGGCCAGATTATTACAGGGAAACAGCAGCATCACTGTGGCCAG GGTGAATGTTGCACGGAACGATCTTCCATGGGAGTTCATGGTGGATCACGTTCCCTCAATTCTTCTGTTTCCCAAATACAG AAAACATTATACCGTGAAGTTTCCTGACGACCTGCCCATCACGTTACCCAACCTGCTGCGCTTCATCCTGCAGCACTCTGGCTCTGTACAGTATGCAGACAAACCGGTGCCGGATTCCAGCAAGGCAGAGACGGCAGGGCCTGACGGCGTCCTCCACGCAGAGTTTCTGGCCCTCCAGCAAGAGGTTCAGGCTCTGCGTCACGCCCGGGAGCGTCTCTCCCAACAGCTGGCGCAGCTGTGGCGTGAGAACCGCCGACTGACATTTGACGCTCTCAGCTTAGAAGCGCAGAACGCcgagctgcagagagaaaggCAAAGCTTGGAGGAGCAGCACCGGGAGAAGAGCCGGCAGCTCGGGGAGGCGGTGAGGCGGTTGCAGGAGCTGGCGGACACCTCTGAGAACCTGCTGAATGAGAACACGCTGCTCAGGGTCCTGCTGAGGGCGCTGAAGGACAGGACGGAGGCTAAAGAGCaggcagaggcagagaggaaagagacaGAACAGAAAAGAAGCCATATGGCCTCCTGA
- the LOC131978139 gene encoding lipopolysaccharide-induced tumor necrosis factor-alpha factor homolog yields MANAQAPVVAVGPLGDGPVQVACPKCHQTVLSKVDYSAGLLTYLFCGGLFFCGFVLGCCLIPFCVDRLRDAKHTCPTCKTVLGVYKRL; encoded by the exons ATGGCAAATGCACAAGCGCCTGTCG TGGCGGTCGGCCCGCTGGGGGACGGTCCGGTTCAGGTGGCCTGTCCTAAGTGCCATCAGACTGTTCTCTCTAAGGTGGACTACTCCGCTGGTTTGCTCACTTACCTTTTCTGTGGAGGACTCTTCTTCTGTGG CTTTGTTTTAGGTTGCTGTCTCATCCCGTTCTGTGTGGACCGGCTGAGAGACGCAAAGCACACCTGTCCCACCTGCAAGACTGTACTCGGAGTGTATAAACGCTTGTAA